One region of Chryseobacterium sp. C-71 genomic DNA includes:
- a CDS encoding TetR/AcrR family transcriptional regulator has protein sequence MELKEKQKKILDVAVELFKEKGYMGSSVRDLAAKLNIKAASLYAHIRSKEEILEWICFGIAHEFFAQLQEIKNTNLPPKEKLNLFIDKHLSVVLESRDVTHIYSNEWKHLDGRLPEFVEMRKNYQLEVEQLLLEIYKAENWELKSPTFTTRFILHTLNNSYFWFKRNTESSVDIKEEIRDKILFGLLGNHK, from the coding sequence ATGGAACTTAAAGAAAAACAAAAGAAAATATTAGACGTTGCGGTAGAACTTTTCAAAGAGAAGGGCTATATGGGCAGCTCGGTAAGAGATTTGGCTGCAAAACTCAACATAAAAGCTGCTTCTTTGTATGCGCACATTCGTTCAAAAGAAGAAATTCTCGAATGGATTTGCTTCGGAATTGCTCACGAATTCTTCGCTCAGCTTCAGGAAATCAAGAATACAAACCTTCCTCCAAAAGAAAAATTAAATCTGTTTATCGACAAGCATTTATCTGTGGTTCTCGAAAGCCGTGATGTAACGCATATCTATTCAAACGAGTGGAAACATTTGGATGGTCGTCTTCCTGAATTTGTAGAAATGAGAAAAAACTATCAGCTGGAAGTCGAACAGCTATTACTTGAAATATACAAAGCAGAAAACTGGGAACTCAAATCACCAACGTTCACGACAAGATTTATCCTTCATACTTTAAACAACTCTTATTTCTGGTTCAAAAGAAATACAGAATCTTCTGTTGACATCAAAGAGGAAATTAGAGATAAAATACTTTTTGGGCTTTTGGGGAATCACAAATAA
- a CDS encoding phenylacetate--CoA ligase family protein — protein sequence MKFDIEYLEIDQLRTLQSERLKNLVVYLEEKSNFYIRKFDELELSNQDIRKIEDISKLPITYKQDLRDNYPFGLFTVPKNELQRIHCSSGTTGKPTVVGYTKEDVDLFSEVVARSLNAAGAKSGMQLHNAYGYGIFTGGLGLHYGAEKLGMSVLPISGGMTARQVDLIIDFKPEVICCSPSYALTIADEFAKRGISADEISLKYAVLGSEPWTELIRHHIEEKLGVHATNIYGLSEIIGPGVSMEDFEEKGGSYIWEDHFYPEILDPITKQPVPFGEEGVLVITTLTKKAMPLLRYWTNDITSLYYDENAKRTMVKMKPIVGRADDMLIVRGVNVYPSQIEEAFSHVKGVVPNYYLTPLEKEQMCVALEIDVEIDNELVASENLKINSDEYLNFAGNFGKSIENEIKKRVGITTKVKIHAQDSLPKCEGGKINRILKTK from the coding sequence ATGAAGTTTGATATTGAATATTTAGAAATTGACCAATTGAGAACTCTTCAGTCTGAGAGATTGAAGAATTTGGTTGTATATCTTGAAGAGAAATCGAATTTTTATATAAGAAAATTTGATGAATTAGAATTATCAAATCAAGATATAAGGAAAATTGAAGATATTTCAAAACTCCCGATTACTTACAAACAAGATTTAAGAGATAATTATCCGTTCGGATTATTTACCGTTCCAAAAAATGAATTGCAAAGAATTCACTGTTCAAGCGGAACAACGGGAAAACCAACGGTGGTAGGATATACAAAAGAAGACGTTGATCTTTTCAGTGAAGTAGTAGCAAGATCGTTGAATGCAGCCGGAGCAAAATCGGGAATGCAGTTACACAATGCCTATGGATACGGAATTTTCACAGGCGGGCTTGGACTTCATTATGGGGCTGAAAAATTAGGAATGAGCGTTCTTCCGATTTCGGGAGGAATGACAGCGAGACAGGTTGATTTAATTATAGATTTTAAACCTGAAGTGATCTGTTGCTCACCTTCTTATGCTTTAACAATCGCTGATGAATTTGCGAAAAGAGGAATCTCGGCAGACGAAATAAGTTTAAAATATGCTGTTTTAGGTTCAGAACCGTGGACGGAATTGATAAGACATCATATTGAAGAAAAACTTGGTGTTCACGCTACCAATATTTATGGGTTGAGTGAAATTATCGGACCAGGAGTTTCGATGGAGGATTTTGAGGAAAAAGGAGGTTCTTATATTTGGGAAGATCATTTTTATCCTGAAATTTTAGATCCGATTACAAAACAGCCCGTTCCATTCGGAGAAGAAGGAGTTTTGGTGATCACAACGCTAACCAAAAAAGCGATGCCGCTTTTACGTTATTGGACCAACGATATTACAAGTCTGTATTACGACGAAAATGCCAAAAGAACAATGGTGAAAATGAAACCTATTGTCGGAAGAGCAGATGATATGCTGATTGTAAGAGGTGTAAATGTCTATCCAAGTCAGATTGAAGAAGCTTTTTCTCATGTGAAAGGAGTAGTTCCAAATTATTATCTGACGCCGCTTGAAAAAGAACAAATGTGTGTTGCACTCGAAATTGATGTTGAAATTGATAATGAATTGGTGGCCTCAGAAAATTTAAAAATAAATTCAGATGAATATCTTAATTTCGCAGGGAATTTTGGGAAAAGCATCGAAAACGAAATAAAAAAGAGAGTGGGAATTACCACGAAAGTGAAAATTCACGCTCAGGACAGTTTGCCGAAATGCGAAGGTGGAAAAATTAATAGAATACTAAAAACAAAATGA
- a CDS encoding 2Fe-2S iron-sulfur cluster-binding protein, producing the protein MNSFYKLKTVKVQKDTNDAVNVALEIPEELKDKFRFKQGQYLNFKLMVNGNEERRSYSICNAPSEKSNTLEVLVKLLENGKVSGYFNEHLHMDEVLEVMPPMGGFNTSYHPSNTKTYVGLAAGSGISPILSNLKESLYQEPNSNAYLFYSNRSMNHVMKKAEIDKLVEQFNGRLKVVYLVSREKHEDPIFEGRISPEKLDHLFERYTDIDVKEATYFICGPSDMIKGISDYLKKEKKVPAIQVLFEYFSAPDEEDSAEMSDEFKAIANIESMVTVIIDDDEYSFHLNSKKESILDKALKDNLPVPFACKGGVCCTCKAEVLEGEVFMEKNFALTEDEVARGFVLTCQCHPTTNVVMLNYDV; encoded by the coding sequence ATGAATTCATTTTATAAATTAAAAACTGTAAAAGTTCAGAAAGATACCAATGATGCAGTGAATGTAGCATTGGAAATTCCTGAGGAACTGAAAGATAAATTCAGATTCAAACAAGGACAATATCTGAATTTTAAACTCATGGTAAACGGTAACGAAGAGCGCCGTTCTTATTCCATCTGCAATGCACCGAGTGAAAAAAGCAACACGCTTGAAGTTTTGGTTAAGCTTTTGGAAAACGGTAAAGTTTCAGGATATTTCAATGAGCATCTTCACATGGATGAGGTTTTGGAAGTGATGCCTCCGATGGGCGGTTTCAATACTTCTTATCATCCAAGCAATACAAAAACTTACGTTGGATTAGCAGCAGGAAGTGGAATCAGCCCGATTCTTTCTAATTTGAAGGAAAGTCTTTATCAGGAACCTAATTCAAACGCATATCTTTTCTACAGCAACAGAAGCATGAATCATGTGATGAAAAAAGCTGAGATCGATAAGTTGGTAGAGCAGTTCAACGGAAGACTTAAAGTGGTTTATCTGGTAAGTCGTGAAAAACACGAAGACCCGATTTTTGAAGGAAGAATTTCTCCTGAAAAATTAGATCATTTATTTGAAAGATATACAGACATCGACGTTAAGGAAGCTACTTATTTCATTTGTGGGCCTTCTGATATGATCAAAGGGATTTCTGATTATTTGAAAAAAGAGAAGAAAGTTCCGGCGATTCAGGTTTTGTTCGAATACTTTTCTGCTCCCGATGAAGAAGATTCTGCGGAAATGAGCGATGAATTCAAAGCAATTGCCAATATTGAAAGTATGGTAACAGTAATTATTGATGATGATGAATATTCGTTCCATTTGAATTCAAAAAAAGAGAGTATCTTAGATAAAGCATTGAAAGACAATCTTCCAGTACCTTTCGCATGTAAGGGTGGAGTTTGTTGTACGTGTAAAGCGGAAGTTCTCGAAGGAGAAGTTTTCATGGAGAAAAATTTCGCACTTACCGAAGACGAAGTAGCCAGAGGTTTTGTTCTGACTTGCCAGTGTCACCCGACAACAAATGTGGTGATGCTTAATTATGATGTTTAA
- the paaA gene encoding 1,2-phenylacetyl-CoA epoxidase subunit PaaA encodes MDLEKFVQYVHDENKVEPKDVMPDDYRKLLVRQISQHAHSEIVGMLPEANWVSRAPSLRRKMALLAKVQDEAGHGLYLYSATETLGNGTIRADRDATYEDMLEGKAKYSSIFNYPTLSWADIGAIGWLVDGAAIMNQVMLMGNSYGPYSRAMVKICKEESFHQRQGYEILMALCRGTKQQKEMAQASLNRFWWPALMMFGPNDDSSPNSKISMNYRVKRESNDSLRQRFIDVTVSQAEFLGLTVPDKDLKWNEERQHYDFGELPWGEFMEILKGNGPCNKKRLQTKVKAQQENLWVKEAAIAFAEKQQKEVI; translated from the coding sequence ATGGACTTAGAAAAATTCGTACAATACGTACACGACGAAAATAAAGTAGAACCGAAAGATGTAATGCCCGATGATTACAGAAAATTATTGGTTCGTCAGATTTCACAGCATGCACATTCTGAGATTGTCGGGATGTTACCGGAAGCCAATTGGGTTTCAAGAGCACCTTCGTTGAGAAGAAAAATGGCTCTTTTAGCTAAAGTTCAGGATGAGGCAGGACATGGTCTATACCTGTATTCTGCAACTGAAACTTTAGGAAACGGAACGATCAGAGCCGACAGAGATGCGACTTATGAAGATATGTTGGAAGGAAAAGCAAAATACTCAAGTATTTTCAATTATCCGACTTTGAGCTGGGCAGATATTGGCGCAATCGGTTGGTTGGTTGATGGTGCAGCGATTATGAATCAAGTAATGTTGATGGGGAATTCTTATGGTCCCTACTCAAGAGCGATGGTGAAAATCTGTAAAGAAGAATCTTTTCACCAAAGACAAGGTTACGAGATTTTGATGGCCCTTTGCCGTGGAACAAAACAGCAGAAAGAAATGGCTCAGGCTTCTTTAAACCGTTTCTGGTGGCCTGCTTTGATGATGTTTGGTCCGAATGACGACAGCTCGCCAAACTCAAAAATCTCTATGAATTACAGAGTGAAAAGAGAAAGTAACGACAGTCTTCGTCAACGATTTATCGACGTTACGGTTTCTCAGGCTGAATTTTTAGGCTTAACAGTTCCGGATAAAGATCTTAAATGGAACGAGGAAAGACAACATTACGATTTCGGAGAACTTCCTTGGGGTGAATTCATGGAAATCTTAAAAGGAAATGGTCCTTGCAATAAAAAGAGATTACAGACAAAAGTAAAAGCACAGCAGGAAAACCTTTGGGTGAAAGAAGCGGCGATTGCTTTTGCGGAGAAACAACAAAAAGAAGTAATATAA
- the paaB gene encoding 1,2-phenylacetyl-CoA epoxidase subunit PaaB, protein MANLDMWEVFIQTKPGLSHKHVGIVQAPTAEMALQNARDVYTRRKEGTSVWVVPSKYIVTSEGIDKEAFFDPADDKLYRHPTFYDIPNDVKNM, encoded by the coding sequence ATGGCAAATTTAGATATGTGGGAAGTGTTTATTCAGACTAAACCGGGATTATCTCACAAACACGTTGGAATTGTACAGGCACCAACAGCAGAAATGGCTTTGCAGAACGCAAGAGACGTTTATACTAGAAGAAAAGAAGGAACTTCTGTTTGGGTAGTTCCAAGCAAATATATCGTTACTTCAGAAGGAATTGATAAAGAAGCTTTCTTTGATCCGGCAGATGACAAACTATACCGTCACCCGACATTCTATGATATTCCTAACGATGTGAAAAATATGTAG
- the paaC gene encoding 1,2-phenylacetyl-CoA epoxidase subunit PaaC: MNPLYNYLLKLADDSFIMGQRLSAWCGEGPYLEEDIALTNIALDQLGQANNFYVYASRVVDNGKSEDDLAFLRYEHEYVNAHLPELPNEDYAQTILKVYVFAVYQKLMYETLSNSTDEELSAIAQKSLKEVRYHYTHAASWMKIFGQGTEESKMRLERSIENIWEYTKGLFAKTEGEDDLIALNMAPNGDALYEDFVSITTKDFADFGLEYPTNPFMQPKSRTGYHTEYFGFILCELQYMQRAYPGCTW, encoded by the coding sequence ATGAACCCATTATATAATTATTTATTAAAACTAGCAGACGACAGTTTCATTATGGGACAGCGTTTGTCTGCGTGGTGCGGTGAAGGTCCTTATCTGGAAGAAGATATTGCTTTAACCAATATTGCCTTAGATCAGTTAGGTCAGGCGAATAATTTTTATGTTTACGCTTCTAGAGTTGTGGATAACGGAAAAAGTGAAGATGATTTGGCGTTTTTAAGATACGAACATGAATATGTAAATGCACACTTGCCAGAACTTCCGAATGAAGATTATGCACAAACGATTCTTAAAGTTTATGTTTTCGCTGTCTATCAGAAATTGATGTACGAAACTCTGTCAAATTCAACTGACGAAGAACTTTCGGCCATCGCTCAAAAATCTTTGAAAGAAGTAAGGTATCACTACACTCACGCTGCATCTTGGATGAAAATTTTCGGACAGGGAACAGAAGAAAGTAAAATGCGTCTTGAAAGAAGCATCGAAAATATCTGGGAATACACGAAAGGTTTATTTGCAAAAACAGAAGGAGAAGATGATTTAATAGCTTTAAACATGGCTCCGAATGGTGATGCTTTGTATGAAGATTTTGTTTCAATTACGACTAAAGATTTCGCAGATTTCGGTTTAGAATATCCAACAAATCCTTTTATGCAGCCAAAATCACGAACAGGTTATCACACAGAATATTTCGGATTTATCCTTTGTGAATTGCAGTATATGCAGAGAGCGTATCCGGGATGTACTTGGTAA
- the paaD gene encoding 1,2-phenylacetyl-CoA epoxidase subunit PaaD, with product MKNPLEILELVPDPEIPVINIVELGIVREAKVTSENSCEVTITPTYSACPAMFTIEEDIMKIMKENGWDAKVVTKMFPIWTTDWLTDEAREKLRVYGISPPEKGADEHHIGKPKKCPRCGSMNSKQISRFGSTLCKASYQCLDCLEPFDYFKCH from the coding sequence ATGAAAAATCCTTTAGAAATATTAGAATTAGTCCCCGATCCCGAAATTCCGGTAATCAATATCGTGGAATTGGGCATTGTAAGAGAAGCGAAAGTTACCAGCGAGAATTCTTGTGAAGTAACGATTACCCCGACTTATTCTGCCTGTCCCGCTATGTTTACCATTGAGGAAGACATCATGAAGATCATGAAGGAAAACGGTTGGGATGCGAAAGTAGTTACCAAAATGTTTCCGATCTGGACGACAGATTGGTTGACGGATGAAGCGAGAGAAAAACTTCGTGTCTACGGAATATCACCTCCTGAAAAAGGAGCCGACGAACATCACATCGGGAAACCCAAAAAATGTCCACGCTGCGGCTCTATGAATTCTAAACAAATCAGCAGATTCGGGTCTACTTTATGTAAGGCATCTTATCAATGTTTAGATTGTTTAGAGCCATTTGATTATTTTAAATGCCACTAA
- a CDS encoding enoyl-CoA hydratase/isomerase family protein, whose product MYTQLDIESHFGGKLKIAYLNQPDTMNALTKPSLGDLKDFVNECSNDPTVRCVAISGRGRAFCSGQNLDDAFVQGNEHHDNDIIRRIVTDYYNPLVMEITHCKKPVVALVNGPAVGAGAMLALICDFVLANDKAYFAQAFSNIGLIPDTGGTYFLPKLLGRQLANYLAFTGKKLSAEESKSYGLVAEVFTEEEFNSKSMEILEKVSNMPTVGLKLTKKAFANSYNNTLKEQLELEGDLQQEAAETEDFKEGVSAFLEKRKPEYKGK is encoded by the coding sequence ATGTATACACAACTCGATATTGAATCTCATTTTGGGGGGAAATTAAAAATTGCCTACCTCAATCAACCTGATACAATGAATGCTTTAACCAAGCCTTCCTTGGGGGATCTTAAGGATTTTGTAAACGAATGCAGTAATGACCCAACAGTAAGATGTGTGGCGATTTCAGGTAGAGGAAGAGCATTTTGCTCAGGTCAAAATCTGGATGATGCTTTCGTACAAGGTAATGAACATCACGATAACGACATTATCAGAAGAATTGTGACAGATTATTACAATCCTTTGGTAATGGAAATCACCCATTGCAAAAAACCTGTTGTTGCTTTAGTCAACGGCCCTGCAGTTGGTGCTGGTGCGATGTTGGCATTGATTTGCGACTTCGTTTTAGCAAATGATAAAGCTTATTTTGCTCAGGCATTTTCCAATATCGGATTGATTCCAGATACAGGCGGAACTTATTTCTTGCCTAAATTATTAGGAAGACAATTGGCAAACTATTTAGCATTTACCGGTAAAAAATTATCTGCCGAAGAATCAAAATCTTATGGTTTAGTGGCCGAAGTTTTCACTGAAGAAGAATTTAATTCAAAATCAATGGAAATTTTAGAAAAAGTTTCTAATATGCCAACCGTTGGTTTAAAATTAACTAAAAAAGCTTTCGCAAACTCTTACAACAACACATTGAAAGAACAGTTGGAGTTGGAAGGCGATTTACAACAAGAAGCTGCCGAAACAGAAGATTTTAAAGAAGGCGTAAGTGCATTTTTAGAAAAAAGAAAACCTGAATATAAAGGAAAGTAA
- a CDS encoding four helix bundle protein: MRNDKENIIVTKTFNFALDIIEFSEDLYEAKRFPLANQIFKSGTSIGANVREAQNAESKADFIHKLKIAIKEADETEYWLLLCLKSPHLKSPDEKLISDLKEILLILSKIISSSKLK, encoded by the coding sequence ATGAGAAATGACAAAGAGAATATTATTGTAACCAAAACTTTTAATTTTGCTTTGGATATTATAGAATTTTCAGAAGATTTGTATGAAGCTAAAAGATTTCCTTTGGCAAATCAAATTTTCAAATCAGGAACTTCAATTGGAGCAAATGTAAGAGAAGCTCAAAATGCAGAAAGTAAAGCAGATTTTATTCATAAATTAAAAATTGCTATTAAAGAAGCTGATGAAACAGAATATTGGCTTTTATTGTGTTTAAAATCTCCACATCTCAAATCTCCAGACGAAAAATTGATTTCTGATTTAAAGGAAATTTTATTGATTCTGTCTAAAATTATTTCGAGTTCAAAGCTCAAATAA
- a CDS encoding 3-hydroxyacyl-CoA dehydrogenase NAD-binding domain-containing protein, giving the protein MNVGIIGAGTMGIGIAQVAATNGCKVWVYDANAKQVETATVGLEKTLTRLVDKQKISSEKMVEILSNISIATELKDFKDCKLVIEAIIENKEIKTKVFTELESHVSENCVIASNTSSISITSLGAELRKPERFIGIHFFNPAPLMPLVEIIPSLLTEKSLAEKMYSLMKDWGKVPVIAKDIPGFIVNRIARPYYGEALRIVEENIATVEQVDDAMKTLGNFKMGPFELMDLIGVDVNFSVTKTVYNEYFYDQKYKPSLLQQRMSEAKLHGKKTGKGFYDYSEGAVKPEPVKDNALYEQIFMRIISMLINEAVEAKRLGVANDEDIELAMQKGVNYPKGLLAWGKEIGYSKISQTLQNLYEEYQEERYRQSPLLRKLI; this is encoded by the coding sequence ATGAATGTAGGAATTATCGGTGCCGGTACCATGGGGATCGGCATTGCACAAGTAGCCGCAACCAACGGATGTAAAGTCTGGGTTTACGACGCCAACGCAAAACAGGTAGAAACGGCAACTGTAGGTTTGGAAAAAACATTAACCAGATTGGTTGATAAACAGAAGATTTCATCAGAAAAAATGGTTGAAATTTTATCTAATATTTCCATTGCTACAGAACTGAAGGACTTCAAAGATTGCAAACTCGTCATCGAAGCCATCATCGAAAATAAAGAAATTAAGACCAAAGTTTTCACAGAATTGGAAAGTCATGTTTCTGAAAACTGTGTGATTGCTTCTAACACTTCATCTATTTCCATTACCTCTCTTGGTGCGGAATTACGAAAACCGGAGCGTTTCATCGGAATTCACTTTTTCAATCCGGCTCCTCTCATGCCTTTGGTTGAAATTATTCCATCTTTACTGACAGAAAAATCTTTAGCCGAAAAAATGTACAGTCTTATGAAAGACTGGGGCAAAGTTCCAGTAATTGCTAAAGACATTCCTGGATTTATCGTCAACAGAATCGCTCGTCCGTATTATGGCGAAGCGTTAAGAATTGTTGAGGAAAACATCGCAACGGTAGAACAGGTTGATGATGCTATGAAAACTTTAGGTAACTTTAAAATGGGACCTTTTGAATTGATGGATTTAATAGGAGTTGACGTAAATTTCTCGGTAACCAAAACCGTTTATAACGAATATTTCTACGATCAGAAATACAAACCGTCTCTTCTACAGCAAAGAATGTCGGAAGCCAAACTTCACGGCAAAAAAACAGGAAAAGGGTTTTACGATTATTCGGAAGGCGCCGTTAAACCGGAACCTGTGAAAGACAATGCACTTTATGAGCAAATATTCATGAGAATTATTTCCATGCTGATTAACGAAGCAGTAGAAGCAAAAAGATTAGGCGTGGCGAATGACGAAGATATCGAACTTGCAATGCAGAAAGGCGTAAATTATCCAAAAGGATTATTGGCTTGGGGAAAAGAAATCGGATATTCTAAAATTTCCCAAACCCTGCAAAATCTTTACGAAGAATACCAGGAAGAAAGATACAGACAAAGCCCTTTATTGAGAAAACTTATTTAG
- a CDS encoding PaaI family thioesterase: protein MTPKQVADYMLSQDYFSQWMNIKMIEVKENYCLIEMPIKKEMINGLKTVHGGVTFAFADSALAFSSNNSGDAAVALNCIINFTKAGKEGDIFKAESILVNNTRKTAIYDIKITNQNEELVAKFVGTVYKIGKKVMEL, encoded by the coding sequence ATGACACCAAAACAGGTTGCAGATTATATGCTCAGTCAGGATTATTTCTCCCAATGGATGAATATCAAAATGATTGAAGTAAAAGAAAATTATTGTTTAATAGAAATGCCCATCAAAAAAGAAATGATTAATGGGCTAAAAACGGTTCACGGAGGCGTTACGTTTGCATTTGCAGATTCTGCATTGGCTTTTTCGTCCAACAATTCCGGAGACGCTGCCGTTGCATTAAACTGCATCATCAATTTTACCAAAGCCGGAAAAGAAGGCGATATTTTCAAAGCCGAAAGCATTTTGGTGAATAATACCAGAAAAACAGCGATCTACGACATCAAAATTACCAATCAAAATGAAGAATTGGTTGCAAAATTTGTCGGAACAGTTTATAAAATCGGGAAAAAAGTGATGGAACTATAA
- a CDS encoding DUF6624 domain-containing protein, with protein sequence MKYLITFVLVFFLSFVNAQQQGINENLKKELDEILRLDQTYRKLFENNVTAEEKSKILKELNIDEKEFQEKQWQLVIKQDSLNMQKIEKIISQYGYPGKTLVGEPTNKAAWFVIQHSNKIGKYLPIVKKAGKKGELPLTNVAMMEDRFLMENGKEQIYGTQGHSSFYEKDGKGYQTEDIIWPIKNSKTVNRRRKKAGFSQTIQQYAKDLYGENFIYKIYTLDDVKNKKIEAKLIEDFETHDK encoded by the coding sequence ATGAAATATTTAATAACATTTGTCTTAGTATTTTTCCTAAGTTTTGTAAATGCGCAACAGCAGGGGATTAATGAAAACCTGAAGAAAGAATTAGATGAAATTCTTCGATTGGATCAAACCTACAGAAAGCTATTCGAAAACAATGTTACAGCTGAGGAAAAAAGCAAAATTCTTAAAGAATTGAATATCGATGAGAAAGAGTTTCAGGAAAAGCAATGGCAATTAGTAATTAAACAAGACAGTCTGAATATGCAGAAAATTGAGAAAATTATTTCTCAATATGGCTATCCCGGAAAAACCCTGGTTGGAGAACCAACTAACAAAGCTGCTTGGTTTGTCATTCAACATTCGAACAAAATCGGAAAATATTTACCAATAGTGAAAAAAGCAGGAAAAAAGGGGGAGCTTCCTCTTACAAATGTTGCCATGATGGAAGATCGATTTTTGATGGAAAATGGAAAGGAGCAAATTTATGGAACTCAAGGTCATAGCAGTTTTTACGAAAAAGACGGAAAAGGATATCAAACAGAGGATATTATTTGGCCTATAAAGAATTCAAAAACCGTAAATAGACGGCGAAAAAAAGCTGGTTTTAGCCAAACCATTCAACAGTATGCAAAGGATTTGTATGGCGAGAACTTTATATATAAAATTTATACTTTAGATGATGTTAAAAACAAGAAGATAGAAGCTAAACTAATTGAGGATTTCGAGACACACGATAAATAA
- the pcaF gene encoding 3-oxoadipyl-CoA thiolase translates to MNNVYIIDYIRTPISKLSGGLSEVRADDLAAIVIKEIVARNPEVPVDEIEDVIFGCANQAGEDNRNVARMGLLLAGLPYKIGGETVNRLCASGMSAVANAFRSIASGEGEIYIAGGVEHMTRSPYVMSKPSTAFGRDSQMFDTTFGWRFVNPKMKEMYGVDAMGDTAENLAEMHNISREDQDKFALWSQQKATIAQESGRLAEEIVKVEIPQRKGDPKIFDKDEFIKPTSSMEGLGKLRPAFKKEGGTVTAGNASGMNDGAAALILASEEAVKKYGLQPKAKILGSSVAGVEPRIMGIGPVEATQKLLKRLNLSLDDMDFIELNEAFAAQSLAVTRSLGLQDDDSRVNPNGGAIAIGHPLGVSGARIIGSAAMELQKQDKKYALCTLCIGVGQGYAMVIERV, encoded by the coding sequence ATGAACAACGTATACATCATAGATTACATAAGAACTCCCATTTCAAAATTAAGCGGAGGACTTTCTGAAGTAAGAGCCGACGATTTGGCTGCCATTGTTATTAAAGAAATTGTAGCAAGAAACCCTGAAGTTCCTGTTGACGAAATTGAAGACGTTATTTTCGGATGCGCCAATCAGGCAGGTGAAGATAACCGAAATGTTGCAAGAATGGGACTTTTACTGGCAGGACTTCCTTATAAAATCGGAGGTGAAACGGTAAATAGATTATGTGCTTCTGGAATGTCGGCGGTGGCAAATGCTTTCCGTTCAATCGCTTCAGGAGAAGGTGAAATTTATATTGCAGGTGGAGTTGAACACATGACGCGTTCGCCTTATGTAATGTCAAAACCAAGCACAGCTTTTGGAAGAGACAGCCAAATGTTTGATACTACTTTCGGATGGAGATTTGTAAATCCCAAAATGAAAGAAATGTATGGCGTTGATGCGATGGGCGACACCGCTGAAAATTTAGCAGAAATGCATAATATCAGCCGTGAAGATCAGGATAAATTTGCTCTTTGGTCACAACAAAAAGCTACTATAGCTCAAGAAAGCGGAAGATTAGCAGAAGAGATTGTAAAAGTTGAAATTCCACAAAGAAAAGGCGATCCAAAAATTTTCGATAAAGACGAATTCATCAAGCCGACGTCTTCAATGGAAGGTTTAGGAAAACTGCGTCCGGCTTTCAAAAAAGAAGGCGGAACCGTAACTGCCGGAAATGCTTCCGGAATGAATGACGGAGCAGCTGCTTTAATTTTAGCAAGCGAAGAAGCCGTAAAAAAATATGGTTTACAACCGAAAGCTAAGATCCTAGGATCTTCAGTTGCTGGTGTTGAACCAAGAATTATGGGAATCGGACCTGTTGAAGCAACTCAGAAACTTTTAAAAAGATTAAATCTTTCATTAGATGATATGGACTTTATCGAATTAAATGAAGCTTTTGCTGCTCAATCTTTGGCGGTGACGAGAAGTTTAGGATTACAAGATGATGATTCAAGAGTAAATCCAAACGGAGGCGCTATCGCAATTGGTCATCCACTTGGAGTTTCCGGAGCAAGAATCATTGGTTCTGCGGCTATGGAACTTCAAAAACAGGATAAAAAATATGCATTGTGTACGCTTTGTATCGGTGTCGGACAAGGTTATGCAATGGTGATTGAACGTGTTTAA